The following proteins are co-located in the Bacillus pumilus genome:
- a CDS encoding heavy metal translocating P-type ATPase: MKKMKDEYVLSGLDCGNCARKIETGVSKMDGVEACSVNFATGTLTVTHADKQETMSKRIVKTVQSIEPHVSVSPKEEGHHHDHDHGTKNLKTIVLKLIGGAVIGTAAYFIPEDGLLKFVMFFAAYLLVGGDVVFKALKNIVRGQVFDENFLMTIATVGAFVIQQYPEALAVMLFYQIGELFQGAAVNRSRRSISELMNIRPEYANLKVGHETKRVKPEEVKAGDRIVVKPGEKIPLDGLVIEGYSLVDTSALTGESVPRDVEAGKEVLAGFVNQNGILEIEVQKELSESAVTKILDLVENASSRKAQTENFITKFAKYYTPAVVVLAVLLAFMPPLLIPSAQLSDWVYRALVFLVISCPCALVVSIPLGFFGGIGAASKRGILVKGSNYLEALNSVRYAVFDKTGTLTKGNFTVTNIVTTSDKCSKEELLSFAALAEAHSSHPIAESIKAAYGSPLDESQIEAYEDIAGHGIKATISGVHVLAGNHRLMEREGIAFEKEKRSGTVVYMAINGEFAGSILIADELKDDATEAVSALKASGIKTVMLTGDAKQVGTAVAQQIGIDEVHTELLPQDKVTKLEEIDQKKAPQEKLLFVGDGINDTPVLARADIGIAMGGLGSDAAVEAADIVIMTDQPSKVAEAIAVAKRTRAIVWQNIAFALGVKAVFLLLGAFGIATMWEAVFSDVGVTVLAVLNAMRVMK; the protein is encoded by the coding sequence ATGAAAAAGATGAAAGATGAATACGTATTAAGCGGTCTTGATTGCGGCAACTGTGCACGTAAAATCGAAACAGGTGTCAGCAAAATGGATGGAGTTGAAGCATGCTCTGTTAATTTTGCGACAGGCACATTGACTGTCACACATGCAGATAAACAAGAAACAATGTCAAAGCGTATTGTGAAAACCGTTCAGTCCATTGAACCTCATGTGAGTGTATCACCAAAAGAAGAAGGACATCATCACGATCATGATCATGGGACAAAGAACTTAAAAACGATTGTGCTGAAATTAATTGGCGGTGCTGTGATTGGAACAGCTGCCTATTTTATACCTGAAGATGGTTTGCTGAAGTTCGTCATGTTTTTCGCAGCGTATTTACTAGTCGGCGGTGATGTCGTCTTTAAAGCGCTGAAAAATATCGTGCGCGGCCAAGTATTTGATGAGAACTTTTTAATGACCATTGCAACCGTTGGTGCTTTTGTCATTCAGCAATATCCAGAGGCACTAGCTGTCATGCTGTTTTACCAAATTGGAGAGCTCTTCCAAGGAGCGGCAGTGAATCGTTCAAGACGATCGATTAGTGAATTAATGAATATTCGCCCTGAATATGCGAATCTCAAAGTGGGACATGAAACGAAAAGAGTAAAGCCGGAAGAAGTAAAAGCGGGTGACCGCATCGTCGTCAAACCGGGTGAGAAAATTCCGCTGGACGGACTTGTCATTGAAGGTTATTCACTCGTGGATACCTCTGCATTAACAGGGGAATCCGTTCCTCGAGATGTAGAAGCAGGAAAAGAAGTTCTTGCAGGATTTGTGAATCAAAACGGGATTCTTGAAATTGAAGTACAAAAAGAGCTAAGCGAATCGGCTGTTACGAAGATTTTAGATTTGGTGGAGAATGCGAGCAGCCGAAAAGCACAGACAGAAAACTTTATCACAAAGTTCGCAAAATATTATACACCTGCGGTCGTCGTGCTAGCAGTATTGCTTGCCTTTATGCCGCCGCTCCTCATTCCATCAGCACAATTGTCTGACTGGGTTTACCGGGCGCTCGTCTTTCTCGTGATCTCTTGTCCTTGTGCACTAGTTGTCTCCATCCCATTAGGATTCTTCGGTGGAATCGGTGCGGCATCTAAACGAGGCATTCTTGTGAAAGGCAGTAACTATTTAGAAGCACTGAACTCTGTGCGCTATGCTGTATTTGATAAAACTGGCACACTCACAAAAGGGAACTTTACGGTGACCAATATCGTGACAACGAGTGACAAGTGCTCAAAAGAGGAACTGCTTTCTTTTGCGGCTCTGGCAGAAGCCCATTCCTCGCACCCGATTGCAGAATCAATTAAAGCTGCTTACGGTTCACCACTTGATGAGAGCCAGATTGAAGCATATGAGGATATTGCTGGACATGGAATTAAAGCCACGATAAGCGGTGTCCATGTATTAGCTGGAAATCACCGCTTAATGGAAAGAGAAGGCATTGCGTTTGAAAAAGAAAAACGAAGCGGAACCGTTGTGTACATGGCAATAAACGGTGAGTTTGCCGGATCTATTTTGATTGCAGATGAATTAAAGGATGATGCGACCGAAGCAGTCTCTGCATTAAAAGCGTCTGGGATTAAAACAGTCATGCTCACTGGTGATGCCAAACAAGTAGGGACTGCGGTCGCCCAGCAAATTGGTATTGACGAAGTGCATACTGAATTATTGCCACAGGATAAAGTAACGAAATTAGAAGAAATCGATCAGAAAAAAGCCCCTCAAGAAAAATTATTATTTGTAGGGGATGGCATTAATGATACACCGGTATTAGCAAGAGCAGACATAGGAATTGCAATGGGCGGGCTTGGTTCAGATGCAGCTGTAGAGGCGGCTGATATCGTGATCATGACAGATCAGCCATCAAAGGTAGCAGAAGCCATTGCAGTCGCTAAAAGAACAAGAGCGATTGTATGGCAGAATATCGCATTTGCTCTTGGCGTCAAAGCAGTTTTCCTCTTACTTGGTGCATTTGGTATTGCGACCATGTGGGAAGCAGTCTTTTCAGATGTGGGTGTTACCGTACTGGCTGTTTTAAATGCGATGAGGGTCATGAAATAA
- a CDS encoding metal ABC transporter ATP-binding protein, whose product MSNALTIDRLYVSYHGQDALENISLSIQEGTMTGIIGPNGAGKSTLLKACLDLIEKDQGNIHFFEQPFKQVRKQIAYVPQRNDLDWTFPIHVLDTVLLGTYPKLGLMKRPKKEDRAYAYHCLEKVGMQDFAKRQIGELSGGQQQRVFLARALAQNAQLFCLDEPFVGIDMTSEETMIRILKELRDEGKTILVVHHDLSKADDYFSHLVLLNKKLIKAGPVHDILLPEVMLKAYETQLPFLKSAGGDV is encoded by the coding sequence ATGTCAAATGCTTTAACAATCGACCGTCTATATGTCTCATATCACGGACAAGATGCATTAGAAAACATCTCTCTTTCCATACAGGAAGGGACGATGACAGGAATCATTGGTCCAAATGGTGCCGGTAAATCGACTTTATTGAAAGCATGTTTGGATTTAATTGAAAAAGATCAAGGGAATATTCACTTTTTTGAACAGCCCTTTAAACAAGTCAGAAAACAGATCGCATATGTACCGCAGAGAAATGATCTAGACTGGACATTTCCTATTCATGTACTGGATACCGTTCTACTTGGAACATATCCGAAGCTTGGACTAATGAAACGACCCAAAAAAGAAGACCGAGCCTATGCATACCATTGCTTAGAAAAAGTCGGGATGCAGGACTTTGCCAAAAGGCAGATCGGTGAATTATCCGGCGGTCAGCAGCAGCGTGTCTTCCTTGCAAGAGCACTTGCTCAAAACGCACAGCTCTTTTGTTTGGATGAACCTTTTGTCGGGATTGATATGACAAGTGAAGAAACGATGATTCGCATTTTGAAGGAATTACGAGATGAAGGGAAAACCATTCTGGTCGTCCACCATGATTTAAGTAAGGCCGATGATTACTTCAGTCACCTCGTTCTTTTAAATAAAAAACTGATCAAGGCAGGACCTGTACACGACATCCTTCTTCCAGAGGTGATGCTAAAGGCGTATGAAACGCAGCTACCATTCTTAAAATCAGCAGGAGGAGACGTGTAA
- a CDS encoding metal ABC transporter permease, with protein sequence MEFLTGLFEYAFLQKALFTSVMVGIICGVIGCFIILRGMALMGDAISHAVLPGVAISYMLGINFFFGAVLTGVLTAIGIGYVSQNSRIKNDSAIGIVFTAFFSIGIILITFLKSSSDLYHILFGNVLAVRSSDMWITLGIGIFILLAVIVFYKELLISSFDPVISSVYGLPNRMIHYFLMTLLTLVTVASLQTVGIILVVAMLITPAATAYLLTDRLWIMIYLSAFFGAVSAIVGLGLSFTYNLSSGASIVLVATILFGSAFIFSPKQGILWRSLKSKRKRTQLKKEASM encoded by the coding sequence ATGGAATTCTTAACCGGACTCTTTGAGTATGCGTTTTTACAAAAAGCGTTATTTACATCCGTCATGGTAGGCATTATTTGCGGTGTCATTGGCTGCTTTATCATTTTACGAGGCATGGCACTGATGGGAGATGCCATTTCACACGCCGTGCTGCCAGGTGTCGCCATCTCTTATATGCTAGGGATTAACTTTTTTTTCGGAGCCGTCTTAACTGGTGTGCTAACAGCGATTGGCATCGGATATGTCAGTCAAAACAGCCGCATTAAAAATGATTCTGCCATCGGCATTGTATTCACCGCCTTTTTTTCAATTGGGATCATTCTCATTACATTTTTGAAAAGTTCCAGTGATTTATATCATATCTTGTTTGGAAACGTACTAGCTGTTCGTTCCTCTGATATGTGGATTACGCTCGGAATCGGCATTTTTATTTTACTGGCCGTCATCGTGTTCTACAAAGAACTGCTCATTAGTTCATTTGATCCGGTCATTTCTTCTGTTTACGGTTTACCAAATCGAATGATCCATTATTTTCTCATGACATTATTGACCCTTGTAACCGTCGCGTCGCTGCAAACCGTTGGTATTATTCTTGTCGTTGCGATGCTTATTACGCCGGCCGCCACCGCTTATCTCTTGACAGACCGGCTATGGATCATGATTTATTTATCTGCTTTTTTCGGTGCCGTTTCTGCCATCGTGGGACTTGGGCTGAGTTTTACGTATAACTTGTCGTCTGGTGCTTCCATCGTGCTAGTCGCGACCATTTTATTCGGCAGTGCCTTTATCTTTTCACCAAAGCAAGGTATTTTATGGAGATCATTAAAATCTAAACGAAAACGAACGCAGTTAAAAAAGGAAGCGTCTATGTAA
- a CDS encoding metal ABC transporter substrate-binding protein, whose product MKKVFAIRLTAVFIALMVIAGCSTQQNHSGKDDGKIKVVTTYSILYDIVKEVGGQHVSIHSIVPIGTDPHEFDPLPKDVQHTTDADLVLYNGLNLETGNGWFQKLLESSGKNGDNAPVAELSKGVKVKHLSSKGLESQQDPHAWLNVANGIIYAQNARDALIQADPEHKEDYEKNADAYIKKLQALHHEAKDKFDQLPKDKKLLVTSEGAFKYFADAYGLKAGYIWEINTESEGTPGQMKRIIHFVKDHQVPALFLETSVDKRSLESLSEETGVPIKGKVFTDSIGKKGEDGDSYYKMMKWNIDTIYKGLSS is encoded by the coding sequence ATGAAGAAGGTATTTGCAATCCGTTTGACCGCAGTATTCATTGCCCTTATGGTGATCGCAGGTTGTTCTACTCAACAAAATCATTCCGGCAAAGATGATGGCAAAATAAAAGTTGTCACGACCTATTCCATTCTTTATGACATCGTGAAGGAAGTAGGCGGACAGCATGTCTCTATTCACAGCATTGTTCCCATTGGTACAGACCCACATGAATTCGACCCACTGCCAAAGGATGTTCAGCATACGACGGATGCAGACCTTGTTCTATACAATGGCTTAAACCTCGAAACAGGGAATGGCTGGTTTCAAAAGCTGCTTGAATCGAGCGGCAAGAACGGGGATAATGCCCCTGTAGCCGAATTGAGTAAGGGCGTCAAAGTAAAGCATTTATCTTCAAAAGGGCTGGAAAGTCAGCAGGACCCCCATGCCTGGCTGAATGTTGCAAATGGCATTATTTATGCACAAAATGCCCGGGATGCGCTCATTCAAGCGGACCCCGAGCATAAAGAGGATTACGAAAAAAATGCAGACGCCTACATCAAGAAGCTTCAAGCTCTTCATCATGAAGCAAAAGACAAGTTTGATCAGCTGCCAAAAGACAAAAAACTCCTTGTCACAAGTGAGGGAGCATTCAAGTATTTTGCAGATGCGTATGGACTGAAAGCGGGCTACATTTGGGAGATCAATACAGAAAGCGAAGGAACACCTGGACAAATGAAACGCATCATTCATTTTGTCAAAGATCATCAAGTTCCTGCTCTCTTTCTTGAAACAAGTGTAGATAAACGCAGCCTTGAAAGCCTTTCTGAAGAAACTGGAGTTCCGATTAAGGGAAAAGTATTCACTGACTCCATTGGAAAGAAAGGTGAAGATGGAGACAGCTACTATAAGATGATGAAATGGAATATTGACACCATTTACAAAGGGTTGTCATCATGA
- a CDS encoding TetR/AcrR family transcriptional regulator — MPKIVDHQKQKQKVAQAAMRVIKQEGLENASVRKIAVEAGISAGSMRHYFSTQQELFLFSMNLIQERVKERIAGLPLNGSTKENILSLLEQVLPLDEERRFEMEVWQAFTIKSLTESDLQALNAEMYDDLFQTVHACLTKLKEAELLLEHTDLLLETERLYAVVNGLALNGILQPHRLPPQLMRSVLEMHLQSITKKDMPPQ; from the coding sequence ATGCCAAAAATCGTCGATCACCAAAAACAAAAACAAAAGGTCGCTCAAGCTGCGATGAGAGTGATTAAACAGGAGGGATTAGAGAACGCTTCTGTACGAAAAATAGCAGTAGAAGCTGGGATTTCTGCCGGCTCTATGCGGCATTATTTTTCCACACAGCAGGAGTTATTTCTTTTCTCTATGAATCTGATTCAGGAAAGAGTCAAGGAACGAATTGCAGGGCTTCCATTAAACGGTTCAACTAAAGAAAATATCCTCTCTTTATTGGAACAAGTCCTTCCACTTGATGAAGAACGAAGATTTGAAATGGAGGTGTGGCAGGCTTTTACGATTAAATCCCTGACTGAATCAGATTTACAGGCGCTCAATGCAGAAATGTATGATGATCTTTTCCAAACCGTTCATGCTTGTTTAACGAAATTAAAAGAGGCTGAGCTGCTGCTAGAGCATACCGATCTTTTACTGGAGACAGAAAGGCTTTATGCGGTCGTCAATGGGCTTGCTTTGAATGGAATCTTACAGCCTCACCGTCTACCGCCTCAGCTCATGCGCTCCGTGCTGGAGATGCATCTGCAATCCATCACAAAAAAAGACATGCCTCCGCAATAG
- a CDS encoding response regulator codes for MRFFIVDDDEAVRSSLAQLIEDEELGIVAGEAEDGAELTASYLNDLHIDILCIDLLMPEKDGLETIRAIKDEFHGKYLMLSQVETKELIGQAYALGVEYYVTKPINRVEVLSVLHLMIERLHLEHSIENIQNSLKSAMQFQQRGQTKTKQRGKSLAEAGQFLLAELGIVGEKGSKDLLDMILFTDQYLALHADHHDSFPSLKVIFTGITEDKLNEPYTSADIAREAKAAEQRVRRAINQSLKHIASLGLTDYSHPSFENYASKFFDFTIVRKKMSELTKETRGREEHTRINVKKFVQVLYYEAKRIFMED; via the coding sequence ATGAGATTTTTTATTGTCGATGATGATGAAGCCGTTCGTTCTTCACTGGCTCAGCTCATTGAAGATGAAGAGCTTGGCATTGTGGCTGGAGAAGCAGAGGATGGCGCAGAATTAACTGCCAGCTACTTAAATGATCTGCACATTGATATCTTATGTATTGATCTTCTGATGCCGGAAAAGGACGGGCTTGAAACGATTCGAGCAATCAAGGATGAGTTTCATGGGAAATACTTAATGCTGTCACAGGTAGAAACAAAGGAATTAATCGGACAGGCCTATGCGCTTGGCGTCGAGTATTATGTGACAAAGCCGATCAATCGGGTAGAAGTCTTAAGTGTGCTCCATCTCATGATTGAACGCCTTCATTTAGAGCACTCGATTGAAAATATTCAGAACTCGCTCAAATCGGCGATGCAGTTCCAGCAGCGAGGCCAGACGAAAACGAAGCAGCGGGGGAAAAGCTTAGCAGAGGCAGGTCAGTTCTTATTGGCGGAGCTAGGGATTGTCGGCGAGAAGGGGTCGAAAGATTTATTAGATATGATTCTCTTTACTGATCAGTATCTAGCGCTGCATGCCGATCATCACGATTCCTTTCCTTCTTTGAAGGTCATTTTCACCGGGATCACGGAGGATAAATTAAATGAGCCTTACACATCAGCAGACATCGCAAGAGAAGCGAAGGCAGCGGAACAGAGGGTAAGGCGAGCGATCAACCAATCATTGAAACACATTGCATCGCTCGGGTTAACGGATTATTCCCATCCAAGCTTTGAAAACTATGCATCTAAATTTTTCGATTTCACCATTGTACGAAAGAAAATGAGTGAATTGACAAAAGAGACAAGAGGGAGAGAAGAACATACCCGCATCAATGTGAAGAAATTTGTGCAGGTGCTCTACTACGAAGCAAAGCGTATTTTTATGGAAGATTAA
- a CDS encoding ATP-binding protein translates to MNLLKKWLNTEPYLIVMLIVLTPIGGELKFYPFEDSFRVSFGTVVFFFILLQMKRFPAWASGIIAGVSVFAFRVLLDTAVTGHLPLEEAVSLRLPPLLYYVVYGTLFYLLQVRRFRDKPWLIGATGIIMELCASVVEMVALRGTIDEILTVRTLFQLFVLAIFRSFFVLACYTMIRLYEEQARERQMKKEKEHLLMLLSNLYTESTYFHKTLAHAEHITATSYQLYQSLHHAKDAESLDLKKLGKTALQIAGEVHEIKKDNQRIFSALSKLIHEEKFQEYESPAHIAGLVIRIHENYAESLKKNIVFHYDEEGQHPVYHVYTILSLLNNIVSNAVEAIPVDGEVSLSISREEKDVLFQISDNGPGIKERNHHVIFKPGFTLKYDQAGNPSSGIGLSYVKDTAEKLGGSVEMKSIPNKQTIFTLKLPVDQVSRKEGIGR, encoded by the coding sequence TTGAATCTACTGAAAAAATGGCTGAATACAGAGCCTTATTTAATTGTGATGCTCATTGTACTGACACCGATTGGCGGAGAGCTAAAATTTTATCCGTTTGAGGACAGCTTTCGGGTCAGCTTTGGGACCGTTGTCTTTTTCTTTATTCTGCTTCAAATGAAAAGATTCCCGGCATGGGCAAGCGGAATCATTGCAGGGGTATCTGTTTTTGCGTTTCGGGTGCTGCTTGATACAGCCGTGACAGGCCACCTGCCGCTGGAAGAGGCGGTTTCATTAAGATTACCTCCCCTGCTTTATTATGTCGTCTATGGCACGCTTTTTTATTTATTGCAGGTCAGACGTTTCCGTGATAAGCCTTGGCTGATTGGGGCGACAGGCATCATCATGGAACTGTGCGCGAGTGTTGTTGAGATGGTTGCGCTTCGAGGCACCATTGATGAAATTTTAACGGTGCGAACGCTATTTCAACTATTTGTTTTGGCGATTTTCAGAAGCTTTTTCGTATTGGCTTGTTATACGATGATTCGATTATATGAAGAGCAGGCGAGAGAGCGTCAGATGAAAAAGGAAAAGGAACACCTGCTCATGCTGCTTTCGAACCTTTACACGGAATCTACATACTTTCATAAGACACTTGCACATGCTGAGCACATTACAGCTACATCCTATCAATTGTATCAATCTCTTCATCACGCAAAGGATGCTGAATCATTGGATTTGAAAAAGCTTGGAAAAACAGCCCTGCAAATTGCAGGAGAGGTGCATGAAATTAAAAAGGATAATCAGCGGATTTTTTCTGCTTTATCAAAGCTGATTCATGAGGAGAAATTTCAGGAGTATGAAAGCCCTGCCCATATTGCTGGGCTTGTGATTCGTATCCATGAAAATTACGCAGAATCACTTAAAAAAAACATTGTCTTTCATTATGATGAAGAAGGGCAGCATCCCGTCTATCATGTGTATACCATTCTATCTTTGTTAAATAACATAGTATCTAATGCCGTTGAAGCTATTCCAGTCGATGGAGAGGTGTCACTATCCATTTCGCGGGAAGAGAAAGATGTCCTCTTTCAAATCAGCGACAACGGGCCTGGCATTAAAGAGCGTAATCATCACGTTATTTTTAAACCGGGCTTCACTTTAAAATACGACCAGGCTGGGAATCCATCAAGCGGCATAGGTCTTTCCTATGTGAAGGATACAGCAGAGAAGCTTGGCGGAAGTGTTGAGATGAAGAGTATCCCAAATAAACAAACGATTTTCACTTTAAAGCTACCAGTGGATCAAGTCAGTAGAAAAGAGGGGATTGGGAGATGA
- the aspA gene encoding aspartate ammonia-lyase, protein MTKLQDKQVRIERDFLGEKEVDTQAYYGIQTLRAVENFPITGYHVHEELIKALGIVKKAAALANMDTQRLYAGLGEKIVQAADEVIEGKWNNQFIVDPIQGGAGTSMNMNANEVIANRALELLGKEKGAYHELSPNTHVNMSQSTNDVFPTAIHISTLNMIEKLLYTMENMHQVMTEKAQEFDHVIKMGRTHLQDAVPIRLGQEFSAYAKVLARDIKRIKQSRQHLYEVNMGATAVGTGLNADPKYIRQVVGYLSDISGLPLVGAEDLVDATQNTDAYTEVSAALKVCMMNMSKMANDIRLMASGPRAGFGELHLPPRQPGSSIMPGKVNPVMPEVMNQVAFQVIGNDHTICLASEAGQLELNVMEPVLVFNLLQSLSIMKNVFESFVDNCLRDLKADESRLKEYVEKSAGVMTAVNPHIGYEAAARIAREAILTGVSVRELCLQNDVLSEEELNVILNPFEMTKPGIAGASLLEKDRLED, encoded by the coding sequence ATGACGAAGCTACAGGATAAGCAAGTTCGAATCGAACGAGACTTTCTAGGTGAAAAGGAAGTAGACACTCAAGCGTATTATGGAATTCAAACATTACGTGCAGTGGAGAACTTTCCAATTACTGGCTACCATGTTCATGAGGAACTCATCAAAGCATTAGGGATTGTCAAAAAGGCAGCCGCACTTGCAAATATGGATACACAGCGACTTTATGCTGGTCTTGGAGAAAAAATTGTTCAAGCCGCAGATGAGGTCATCGAAGGAAAATGGAACAACCAATTTATTGTCGATCCAATTCAAGGCGGGGCTGGCACTTCAATGAATATGAATGCCAATGAAGTCATTGCAAACAGAGCGCTTGAACTACTAGGAAAGGAAAAAGGCGCTTATCATGAGCTCAGTCCAAATACGCATGTGAACATGTCGCAGTCAACAAACGACGTTTTCCCAACAGCGATTCATATTTCGACATTGAATATGATTGAAAAACTACTTTATACGATGGAAAACATGCATCAAGTCATGACTGAAAAAGCGCAGGAATTTGATCATGTGATCAAAATGGGACGTACGCATCTTCAGGACGCTGTTCCAATCCGACTTGGTCAAGAGTTTAGTGCCTATGCAAAGGTTCTCGCTCGTGATATTAAACGCATCAAGCAGTCTAGACAGCATTTATATGAAGTCAATATGGGTGCAACAGCAGTTGGAACTGGACTGAATGCTGATCCTAAATACATTCGTCAAGTAGTCGGCTATCTATCTGATATCAGTGGATTACCATTAGTTGGAGCTGAAGACTTAGTCGATGCAACGCAAAATACGGATGCTTATACAGAAGTATCTGCTGCGTTAAAAGTATGTATGATGAATATGTCCAAAATGGCGAACGATATTCGTTTGATGGCATCAGGTCCAAGAGCAGGCTTTGGTGAGCTTCATTTGCCGCCTAGACAGCCAGGTTCATCGATCATGCCAGGGAAAGTCAACCCGGTGATGCCAGAGGTCATGAACCAAGTGGCGTTCCAAGTCATCGGGAATGATCATACGATCTGTCTTGCATCAGAGGCTGGTCAGCTTGAACTGAACGTGATGGAACCAGTCCTTGTGTTCAACTTGCTTCAATCTCTCAGCATCATGAAAAATGTATTTGAGTCCTTCGTAGATAACTGCTTGCGTGACCTAAAAGCAGATGAATCTAGATTAAAAGAATATGTAGAAAAGAGTGCTGGTGTCATGACGGCGGTCAATCCGCATATTGGTTATGAAGCTGCTGCACGAATTGCCAGAGAAGCGATTCTTACAGGCGTATCTGTACGTGAGCTTTGTCTGCAAAATGATGTTTTATCAGAGGAAGAGCTTAATGTCATCTTAAATCCTTTTGAAATGACAAAACCAGGTATTGCTGGCGCATCACTTTTAGAAAAGGATCGTTTAGAAGATTAA
- a CDS encoding cation:dicarboxylate symporter family transporter, producing MKKLGLASQILIALVLGVIVGALFYQNETVINVLTPIGDIFIHLIKMIVLPIVIAALIVAVAGVGDMKTIGRLGGKTILYFEIVTTIALAVGLLAANFFHPGTGIDMSNMEKGDISKYEETSKASSEKASFSETIVHLVPTNVFQSIAEGDLLPTIFFTVLFGLGIAAVGDKGKPVLGFFEGILEAMFWVTNKVMKFAPFGVFALISVTVIKFGVGALLPLGKLVLVVYGTMAFFVIVVLGIIAKLAGTSVFTLFRVLKEEIILAFSTASSEAVLPRLMDKMEKFGCPKAITSFVIPTGYTFNLDGSAIYQSIAAIFVAQMYGMPLSIYEQITLLLILMLTSKGMAGVPGASIVVVITTLGAMGLPLEGLAFIVGIDRILDMVRTTVNVFGNSLAAIVMSKWEKVFDQEKSKKYIEELKQQTKAA from the coding sequence ATGAAAAAGTTAGGGTTAGCTTCTCAAATACTCATTGCACTTGTTCTGGGTGTTATCGTAGGAGCGCTGTTTTATCAAAATGAAACCGTTATTAATGTGTTAACGCCAATTGGCGATATATTCATTCATTTAATTAAAATGATCGTTCTTCCAATTGTTATTGCTGCATTGATTGTAGCAGTAGCTGGTGTAGGGGATATGAAAACCATTGGAAGACTCGGCGGAAAAACGATCCTTTACTTCGAGATTGTCACAACGATTGCATTAGCAGTTGGACTGCTTGCAGCGAACTTCTTCCATCCTGGTACAGGAATTGATATGAGCAACATGGAAAAGGGAGATATCTCGAAATATGAAGAGACGTCTAAGGCTTCTTCCGAAAAAGCTAGTTTCTCTGAAACAATTGTGCATCTTGTGCCAACAAACGTTTTCCAATCAATTGCAGAAGGTGATCTATTACCAACCATCTTCTTTACAGTCTTATTCGGATTAGGAATTGCCGCAGTAGGAGACAAAGGGAAACCAGTATTAGGATTCTTTGAGGGTATACTCGAAGCCATGTTCTGGGTGACCAATAAAGTGATGAAGTTTGCACCATTTGGTGTATTCGCGCTCATCAGTGTGACGGTGATCAAATTCGGGGTCGGAGCGCTTCTCCCGCTAGGTAAGCTGGTACTTGTCGTTTACGGCACGATGGCATTCTTCGTGATTGTCGTACTTGGCATTATCGCAAAATTAGCTGGAACAAGCGTCTTTACACTATTTAGAGTGTTAAAAGAAGAAATTATTCTTGCATTCTCAACAGCAAGTTCTGAAGCTGTACTGCCTAGATTAATGGACAAAATGGAGAAGTTCGGCTGCCCGAAAGCGATCACGTCGTTCGTTATCCCAACAGGGTACACCTTTAACCTGGATGGAAGTGCGATCTATCAATCCATTGCTGCCATATTTGTTGCCCAAATGTACGGCATGCCGCTTTCCATTTATGAGCAAATTACGTTACTATTAATCTTAATGCTGACATCAAAAGGTATGGCTGGTGTACCAGGTGCATCTATCGTTGTTGTCATCACAACACTTGGTGCAATGGGACTTCCGCTTGAAGGACTTGCCTTCATCGTTGGGATCGACCGTATTCTTGACATGGTTCGTACAACAGTGAACGTATTTGGTAACTCACTTGCAGCGATTGTCATGTCTAAGTGGGAAAAAGTATTTGATCAAGAGAAATCGAAAAAGTATATTGAGGAATTAAAGCAACAAACAAAAGCAGCGTAA